Below is a genomic region from Fischerella sp. PCC 9605.
AACCACAGAACCACCTTGTCTTTTCAAATAAGGCACGGCATATTTAACTGTTAAAAAAGTTCCTTTTAAATTAACGTTTATTGTCTTATCCCAATCTTCTGGTGTCAGTTCTTCGATAGGTGCCCAAACACCATTAATACCAGCATTGGCAAACACAATATCCAAGCGTCCCCACTTGTCAATAATTGCTTGGATTGCTTGCTGCATTTGTTCTGGTTGAGAAATATCAGCAATCAATGGTATTGCTTCACCATTATTTTTGTTAATTTCAGTTACAGTGTCTTTCAATTCATCCTGAGAAAGTTCCAGTGCTGCAACTTTTGCACCTTCTTTGGCAAATAGCTTTGCTGTTGCCTTTGCGATACCGGAACCTGCTCCTGTTACCAGTGCTACTTTATCTGCAAGTTGCATATTTATAATTGTTGATTGTTGGTAGGTGTTAGTTGGTTGTTTTTCCAACTAACTACTGACTAAGTAACTGCTAACTCAATCCCTTATAGCTGTGTAACATGAAGCAATGCTATCATTCATACCGCCAATGGCATGAACTAGTGTATTACTTTAGATAGAAGAATTTTTTATTTACATTTGTTACAGAAAAATCTTTTTATAACCTCTGAATTAAAAATACTTAGTGTCTAACCTTACGGGAAGCCAAAGAAGCCGCGTCTACGTGCCTTAGTAGTTTAAAAAGTCTTAAAATACCAAGACACAAAGAGTAAAATAATTTTCATGCGTTCTAGTGTACGCAGTTCATGACGGGTACTTAATCATTGATTTAGCTTGATAACAACTTGCCCTTGAATTTGGTTTATAGCAAGCACATATTGCAGAGGATAATAAATAAAAAAATTAAAAAATTAGAAGCAAGAGAGTCTTCCAAGTAGTACTATCTAGATATAAACAAATCTTTTTTCATTAATTTTAATAGCAAAAAGAGACTACACTAGCAAAACTTTGTCTATTAAATGTGGTTAAATTTGTGCATCAAAAAAATCATCTACCAATACATATCATCAAGTCTCACATTGATTTGAGTTTTTTACCTACAATATAAGAAGGAATGATACATGAAAATCAAAATTTTGATAAGTGGTGTGCTTGCCTTTACCGTGAGTTTAGTTACAAGCACTGGTATCAAAGCTCAGACTCCCAAAAAGGCTAGCACGTACCAAGTTGGTCCTTGGCAACCTGTGGCACGATTTGCGAACTATCAAAGTTTTGTAAAAGTCAAAATATTAAATAAAACAACATCTTCTCTACAGTACAGTTTAACAGGTGGGGATGCGTTGAATGCAGAAATCCCTGTAGGAGGTAGTGCCACACTTACCACTAATTCTCTTCCTACTTATGTGTTGATTTATGCTACGCAGCAGGATGTTGCATTGAAGTACGACGTAGCAGCAAAAGGTAATTCTGCTACTGTTACAATCCGGCAATCAAACACAGATCCTGGAGATACTACACTAAATTTGCATGAAAGCGGAGCAATTTACGTATACTAGTTTTCCTCTAATTCTCCCATATCTGCACGCTTTGTATTCATCCAAACGGCAGACAATTTATCTGCATCTACTTCCTTTTTATCCCCTTCCTCAGTATTTTTAAACAGCATTGTAAAAGCACCTGCTCCTAATCCATATTGGGGAAACATTCGATAACAAGGCATTGTAGTTAAATGAGATTGATAGTCTCTTAAATGACTAATTTTTACTGGTTGAAATTGAGGAAACTTTTTTAAGAGCCATTCACCAACTTCTTCATTTTCTTCAGGAGAATATGTACAAGTCATATAAGCAAGATAGCCTTGTGGTGAAACGATACGGGCAGAGTTTGCTAGGATACGTTTTTGACGATTCGCACTTTTATTAATAGCACTGGGATGAAAACATCCTGGTGCTTTTTCACCTTTAGCAAGTAAAGATTGCCCAGTACAAGGCGCATCTACGATCGCTAAATCGCTGGATGAAGG
It encodes:
- a CDS encoding SDR family oxidoreductase, which produces MQLADKVALVTGAGSGIAKATAKLFAKEGAKVAALELSQDELKDTVTEINKNNGEAIPLIADISQPEQMQQAIQAIIDKWGRLDIVFANAGINGVWAPIEELTPEDWDKTINVNLKGTFLTVKYAVPYLKRQGGSVVITSSINGTRTFSNTGATAYSCTKAAQVAFTKMVALELAKHRIRVNVICPGAIATNINQSTQRVDLEEIEEPVEFPEGEIPLTDGKPGTPEQVAQLVLFLSSDASSHITGTEVWIDGGESLLKA